The Cloeon dipterum chromosome 3, ieCloDipt1.1, whole genome shotgun sequence genome includes a region encoding these proteins:
- the LOC135938383 gene encoding uncharacterized protein LOC135938383: MEFERAISVLRFCGIEAPSAKNPSFLRFLGDTFITQQAVMLTILLVIAGFSVQKLTLLSILHILRFISFGIQIFNVRTFFSSNRTELFKFIEKFDFLCLLLNIGTFAASNVFIATMMVGISKRAQFLTDIAHVALSNGRSFKRVPQLMKRWIKYHQFYVSLVIEVNSLCGYTLMLDHLCYTYRITYYCYLLVKYSGTGKQCDMCYYSFMPVFYAVVQLLTQTLAGQLIVSKSKELNERVVKVANHGLITAEGPLRSTLQTLKARCSCGVEEQITGSNLFIVSLWSLLKEFSLVASVLLVLSQIGV, encoded by the exons ATGGAGTTCGAAAGGGCGATATCTGTGCTGCGATTCTGCGGCATCGAGGCGCCTAGCGCCAAGAATCCGAGCTTTTTGCGCTTTCTCGGTGACACCTTTATAACGCAGCAGGCGGTCATGCTCACCATCTTGCTCGTCATCGCAGGATTTTCCGTCCAGAAACTGACGCTTCTTTCGATTCTGCACATACTGCGGTTCATCTCGTTTGGGATACAGATATTTAACGTGCGCACATTTTTCAGCTCCAACAGGACCGAGTTGTTCAAGTTCATCGAAAAATTTGACT TTCTGTGCTTGCTCCTGAATATCGGCACATTCGCCGCCTCAAACGTCTTTATCGCGACCATGATGGTTGGAATCTCGAAACGTGCTCAGTTTCTGACAGACATCGCACACGTAGCGCTGTCCAATGGCAGATCCTTTAAACGGGTGCCCCAGCTCATGAAGCGCTGGATCAAATACCATCAGTTTTACGTCAG CTTAGTTATTGAGGTAAACTCATTGTGCGGCTACACCCTGATGCTGGACCACCTTTGCTACACCTATCGCATCACTTACTATTGCTACCTATTGGTCAAA TACTCTGGCACTGGCAAACAATGTGACATGTGCTACTATTCCTTTATGCCAGTATTTTACGCTGTTGTCCAGCTGCTGACTCAAACTTTGGCTGGCCAACTTATCGTCAGCAAG aGCAAAGAGCTGAATGAGAGAGTCGTGAAAGTGGCCAACCACGGCCTCATCACCGCTGAGGGCCCGCTAAGGTCGACCCTGCAGACCCTGAAGGCCAGGTGCTCGTGCGGAGTTGAAGAGCAAATCACAGGCTCCAACCTTTTTATCGTTTCCTTGTGGTCCCTGCTAAAG GAGTTCAGCCTTGTCGCTAGCGTGCTGCTGGTACTCTCTCAGATCGGAGTGTGA